The proteins below come from a single Sphingomicrobium sediminis genomic window:
- a CDS encoding aspartate-semialdehyde dehydrogenase, producing the protein MGYKVVVVGATGTVGREMLAILAEREFPIDEIAAVASSRSAGDRIEFGETGKELKVKNLEHFDFAGWDMALFAAGSSVSKAYAEKAAKAGCTVIDNSSLFRMDPDVPLIVPEVNADAIDGYKARNIIANPNCSTAQMVVALKPLHDAATVKRVVVATYQSVSGAGREAMDELFKQSRDIFVGDPAEPEVFTKQIAFNVIPHIDEFLDDGMTKEEYKMVAETKKILGPKVKVTATCVRVPVFVGHSEAINVELEDELSAKDATKILREAPGIMLVDKREDGGYVTPVECVGDYATFISRLREDPTVDNGLSFWCVSDNLRKGAALNAVQIAELLGRRHLQKA; encoded by the coding sequence ATGGGTTACAAAGTCGTCGTCGTCGGTGCGACCGGCACGGTCGGGCGCGAAATGCTGGCCATCCTGGCCGAGCGCGAATTCCCGATCGACGAGATTGCCGCCGTCGCCTCGAGCCGTTCGGCGGGCGACCGCATCGAATTTGGCGAGACCGGCAAGGAATTAAAGGTCAAGAATCTCGAGCATTTCGACTTTGCCGGATGGGACATGGCCCTGTTCGCGGCGGGATCGAGCGTGTCGAAGGCCTATGCGGAGAAGGCCGCGAAGGCCGGCTGCACGGTGATCGACAATTCCTCGCTCTTCCGCATGGATCCCGACGTCCCGCTGATCGTGCCCGAGGTGAATGCCGACGCGATCGACGGCTACAAGGCCCGCAACATCATCGCCAATCCCAATTGCTCGACCGCGCAGATGGTCGTGGCACTGAAGCCGCTGCATGATGCCGCGACGGTCAAGCGCGTGGTGGTGGCGACCTACCAGTCGGTCTCTGGCGCCGGTCGCGAGGCCATGGACGAACTGTTCAAGCAGAGCCGCGACATCTTCGTCGGCGATCCGGCCGAGCCCGAAGTCTTCACCAAGCAGATCGCTTTCAACGTCATCCCGCATATCGACGAGTTTCTCGACGACGGGATGACCAAGGAAGAATATAAGATGGTCGCCGAGACCAAGAAGATCCTCGGTCCCAAGGTCAAGGTAACCGCGACCTGCGTGCGCGTGCCGGTCTTCGTCGGCCATTCGGAAGCGATTAACGTCGAGTTGGAAGACGAATTGTCGGCAAAGGATGCGACCAAGATCCTGCGCGAGGCGCCGGGCATCATGCTCGTCGACAAGCGCGAGGATGGCGGTTACGTGACGCCGGTCGAATGTGTCGGCGACTATGCGACCTTTATCAGCCGCCTGCGCGAAGATCCCACGGTCGACAATGGCCTCAGCTTCTGGTGCGTCAGCGATAACCTGCGCAAGGGCGCCGCACTCAATGCGGTGCAGATTGCCGAGCTGCTCGGCCGTCGCCACCTCCAGAAAGCATGA
- a CDS encoding polysaccharide deacetylase family protein — translation MARSPTANNRRWVRGGLIGLLVIALLLIAFRELVRARCFAFGIPVVCKVETERPLVALTFDDGPTPSGTDYVLRVLEEKDVRATFFLIGGMVDRNPQAARAIFEAGHEIGNHSYYHDRMIGVRKRPYIDELLRTEASLRAAGVETANVFRPPYGVKFLGLAGAVHASSMTMVTWDIEEPVTDDPEEYAAMIAEAVEPGSIILVHPMYGANEVAREALPILIDRVRARGFELVSAGDLMAATSRP, via the coding sequence GTGGCCCGGTCGCCGACGGCGAATAATCGACGATGGGTACGAGGGGGCCTCATCGGCCTCCTCGTCATCGCACTGCTGCTCATTGCATTTCGCGAGCTTGTGCGGGCGCGCTGCTTCGCGTTCGGAATCCCCGTCGTCTGCAAGGTCGAGACCGAGCGGCCGCTGGTCGCGCTCACCTTCGACGACGGCCCGACGCCTTCGGGCACCGATTATGTCCTGCGCGTGCTCGAGGAAAAGGATGTTCGTGCGACCTTTTTCCTCATCGGCGGGATGGTCGATCGCAATCCGCAAGCCGCGCGGGCGATCTTCGAGGCCGGGCACGAAATCGGCAATCACAGCTATTATCACGACCGTATGATCGGGGTTCGCAAGCGGCCCTATATTGACGAGCTTCTACGCACCGAGGCCAGCCTTCGTGCCGCGGGCGTGGAAACGGCCAACGTCTTCAGACCGCCCTATGGGGTGAAATTTCTCGGCCTGGCTGGGGCAGTGCATGCGAGCAGCATGACGATGGTGACATGGGACATAGAGGAGCCCGTCACCGACGATCCGGAAGAATATGCAGCAATGATCGCCGAGGCGGTCGAACCGGGTTCGATCATCCTCGTCCATCCCATGTATGGCGCTAACGAAGTGGCCCGCGAGGCGCTGCCGATCCTGATCGACCGGGTCCGCGCGCGCGGCTTCGAATTGGTCAGCGCGGGCGATCTCATGGCGGCGACTTCTCGGCCCTAG
- a CDS encoding M2 family metallopeptidase: protein MIKYTATVSLAALTLAGCMTYNEQTYNNPPVATEAQAEDGLEFPLTPAGAKAFVEDAERQYAEFSPIAAQAAWVNSTYINRDTDALASYFGTIGTEMTTEFANDAAIYAQVEGLDAETERKLVMLRTGITMPAPTTEGAAAELNEVATRLNSAYGKGQAELNGEMIPGNDAEALMGTIRDPEELQQLWVSWHNNVGRPMKEDYERFVEITNAGAQELGFADTGALWRSNYDMTPQEFSAMYDRLWAEVEPLYADLHCYVRSELSDYYGADVQPDEGMIRADLLGNMWAQGWGNVYDIVAPEGAGDLGYDLTDLLVENDVDAVEIARISERFFTSLGLDPLPETFWERSQIVRPEGREVVCHASAWNLDNVDDLRIKMCTKVNADDFVTMHHELGHNYYQRAYNDKDFLYLNGANDGFHEAIGDFVALSVTPDYLVTLGLLDESRVPSADKDIGLLLNQAMDKVAFLPFGLLVDKWRWGVFDGSITPAEYTDAWVGLKEQYQGVTPPVSRDNPANFDPGAKYHIPGNTPYARYFLAHILQFQFYEAACEIAEWDGPLHRCSFYGNENVGARLNALLEMGASKPWPDALEAFTGTREMSAEPMKEYFAPLQAWLKEQNAGKNCGWDA, encoded by the coding sequence ATGATCAAATATACCGCCACCGTGTCGCTGGCAGCGCTGACGCTCGCCGGTTGCATGACGTACAATGAGCAGACCTACAACAATCCGCCCGTGGCGACGGAAGCGCAGGCCGAAGATGGCCTCGAATTCCCGCTGACGCCTGCGGGCGCCAAGGCGTTCGTCGAGGATGCCGAGCGGCAATATGCGGAATTTTCGCCCATCGCTGCGCAGGCTGCCTGGGTGAATTCGACCTACATCAACCGCGATACCGATGCGCTGGCGAGCTATTTCGGCACGATCGGCACCGAGATGACGACCGAATTCGCCAATGACGCGGCCATCTATGCGCAGGTCGAGGGCCTCGATGCAGAGACCGAGCGCAAACTAGTCATGCTACGTACCGGCATCACCATGCCGGCGCCGACCACCGAGGGCGCCGCCGCAGAGCTCAACGAAGTCGCGACGCGCCTCAACTCGGCCTACGGCAAGGGCCAGGCCGAACTGAACGGCGAGATGATCCCCGGCAATGATGCCGAAGCGCTGATGGGCACGATCCGCGACCCCGAAGAGCTGCAGCAGCTCTGGGTCAGCTGGCACAACAATGTCGGTCGCCCGATGAAGGAAGATTATGAGCGCTTCGTCGAGATCACCAATGCCGGCGCGCAGGAACTGGGCTTTGCCGATACCGGTGCACTGTGGCGCTCCAACTATGACATGACGCCGCAGGAATTCAGCGCGATGTACGATCGCCTGTGGGCCGAAGTCGAACCGCTTTATGCCGACCTGCATTGCTATGTCCGCAGCGAACTGAGTGACTATTACGGCGCCGATGTGCAGCCCGACGAGGGCATGATCCGCGCCGACCTGCTCGGCAATATGTGGGCGCAGGGCTGGGGCAACGTCTACGACATCGTCGCGCCGGAAGGGGCTGGCGATCTTGGCTACGACCTCACCGACCTTCTCGTCGAGAACGACGTCGATGCGGTCGAGATTGCGCGCATTTCTGAGCGCTTCTTTACCTCGCTCGGCCTCGATCCGCTGCCCGAAACCTTCTGGGAGCGCTCGCAGATCGTCCGTCCGGAGGGCCGCGAAGTCGTCTGCCATGCCTCGGCCTGGAATCTCGACAATGTCGACGATTTGCGCATCAAGATGTGCACCAAGGTGAATGCCGACGACTTCGTCACCATGCATCACGAGCTTGGACACAATTATTACCAGCGCGCCTATAACGATAAGGATTTTCTCTATCTCAACGGCGCCAATGACGGCTTCCACGAAGCGATCGGCGATTTCGTCGCGCTGTCGGTGACGCCCGATTATCTTGTCACGCTCGGCCTACTCGATGAGAGCCGCGTGCCGAGCGCCGACAAGGATATCGGCCTCTTGCTCAATCAGGCGATGGATAAGGTCGCCTTCCTGCCGTTCGGCCTGCTGGTCGACAAGTGGCGCTGGGGCGTATTCGACGGCTCGATCACGCCGGCTGAATATACCGATGCGTGGGTTGGCCTGAAGGAACAGTATCAGGGCGTGACGCCGCCCGTGTCGCGCGACAATCCGGCCAACTTCGATCCGGGTGCGAAATATCACATTCCGGGCAACACGCCTTATGCGCGTTACTTCCTTGCGCACATCCTGCAGTTCCAGTTCTACGAAGCGGCCTGCGAGATTGCCGAATGGGACGGCCCGCTTCATCGCTGCAGCTTCTACGGCAACGAAAATGTCGGGGCACGGCTGAACGCGCTCTTGGAAATGGGCGCGTCAAAGCCTTGGCCGGACGCGCTCGAGGCGTTCACCGGCACCCGCGAAATGTCGGCCGAGCCGATGAAGGAATATTTCGCGCCGCTGCAGGCATGGCTCAAGGAGCAGAATGCCGGCAAGAATTGCGGATGGGACGCATAA
- a CDS encoding alpha/beta fold hydrolase: MSASLNHWTASDGVRLAYHEMGEGRPVLLLHGLFSNAETNWIKYGHAAQVAAAGHRVIMPDLRAHGHSDAPLGPAAYPDGILARDLEEFVGHLGLMPNAYDLGGFSLGARTTVHGIGEGLRPARAMLCGMGLTGLTGWDKRQAFFLGAVDNYETAKRGDPDFLAIAFMKTMGIDREAARLLLPTFTDAKEKWLDAFEMPTAVICGEEDRDNGDPVALTERLPDARHMPIPGTHMSCVTKKELGAAIVEFLGDA, translated from the coding sequence GTGAGCGCGAGTCTCAACCATTGGACTGCGTCGGATGGCGTGCGCCTTGCCTATCACGAGATGGGCGAGGGGCGTCCTGTTCTGCTCCTGCACGGCCTCTTTTCCAATGCCGAGACCAACTGGATCAAATATGGTCATGCGGCGCAGGTGGCTGCAGCTGGCCACCGCGTCATCATGCCCGATCTGCGCGCCCATGGTCATAGCGACGCGCCGCTGGGTCCCGCCGCCTATCCGGACGGGATCCTGGCGCGCGACCTCGAAGAATTTGTCGGCCATCTCGGCCTCATGCCCAATGCCTACGACCTTGGCGGCTTCAGCCTTGGCGCACGCACCACGGTGCATGGAATTGGCGAGGGGCTCCGCCCGGCGCGCGCCATGCTGTGCGGCATGGGGCTGACCGGCCTTACGGGCTGGGACAAGCGCCAGGCCTTCTTCCTCGGCGCCGTCGACAATTACGAGACCGCCAAGCGGGGCGACCCCGATTTCCTCGCCATCGCCTTCATGAAGACGATGGGGATCGACCGCGAAGCCGCGCGTCTCCTGCTGCCTACCTTTACGGATGCCAAGGAAAAGTGGCTCGACGCCTTCGAGATGCCGACGGCCGTCATTTGCGGTGAAGAAGATCGCGACAATGGTGACCCGGTTGCGCTGACCGAGCGGCTGCCCGATGCGCGCCATATGCCCATTCCGGGCACCCACATGTCTTGCGTCACCAAGAAGGAATTGGGCGCGGCGATCGTGGAGTTTCTCGGCGACGCTTGA
- a CDS encoding YbjN domain-containing protein, with product MALTSIALVASVQPAITDDFTDALVRQAARDREMTIEIAGDRQYRVDAPNGMSFTVRRTACNDNGRCQGLAMLKCWNDDVGISVATVNLFNQNENFGRAYKDRTQICYAAYAIANNGVTPAYIGSNLWVFSRRVAGFGSAIQNYM from the coding sequence ATGGCTTTGACGAGTATCGCGCTTGTCGCTTCGGTACAGCCGGCAATCACTGACGACTTTACCGATGCATTGGTGCGACAGGCGGCGCGTGATCGTGAGATGACGATCGAGATTGCTGGAGACCGCCAGTATCGGGTCGATGCTCCCAATGGCATGTCATTCACAGTTCGGCGGACGGCCTGCAACGATAATGGGCGCTGCCAGGGCCTTGCCATGCTCAAATGCTGGAATGACGACGTCGGTATCTCGGTCGCCACCGTGAACCTGTTCAACCAGAACGAGAATTTCGGGCGCGCGTACAAGGACCGTACCCAAATCTGCTATGCCGCCTATGCGATCGCCAATAACGGGGTCACCCCCGCCTATATCGGCAGCAATTTGTGGGTCTTCTCGCGCCGCGTCGCGGGCTTCGGCTCCGCCATTCAGAACTATATGTAA